A single Antechinus flavipes isolate AdamAnt ecotype Samford, QLD, Australia chromosome 5, AdamAnt_v2, whole genome shotgun sequence DNA region contains:
- the SYNGR1 gene encoding synaptogyrin-1 isoform X2 yields the protein MEGGAYGAGKAGGAFDLQTFIRQPHTVLRLVSWLFAIVVFGSIVNEGYINDSKESEKFCIYNRNRNACNYGVTVGVLAFLTCVLYLALDVYFPQISSVKDRKKAVISDIGVSAFWAFLWFVGFCFLANQWQVSKPEHNPMNEGSDAARAAITFSFFSIFTWSILAFLASRRLKDITFQEEYSTLFPTPPPPQP from the exons ATGGAAGGCGGTGCGTACGGAGCTGGCAAGGCTGGGGGCGCCTTCGACCTCCAGACCTTCATCCGGCAGCCCCACACCGTGCTGCGTCTGGTGTCCTGG CTGTTTGCCATTGTTGTCTTTGGCTCCATCGTGAATGAGGGTTACATAAACGATTCGAAGGAGAGTGAGAAATTCTGCATCTACAACCGGAACCGCAACGCCTGCAACTACGGAGTCACTGTGGGCGTCCTGGCCTTCCTCACCTGCGTTCTCTACCTGGCCCTGGATGTCTACTTCCCTCAGATCAGCAGCGTCAAAGACCGGAAGAAGGCTGTGATCTCGGACATCGGTGTCTCGG CCTTCTGGGCATTCCTCTGGTTTGTTGGTTTCTGTTTCTTGGCCAACCAGTGGCAGGTCTCTAAACCCGAACACAATCCTATGAACGAGGGGTCAGATGCAGCTCGAGCGGCCAtcaccttctccttcttctccatcTTTACCTGG AGCATACTTGCGTTCCTGGCCTCCCGGAGACTCAAGGATATCACCTTTCAGGAGGAGTACAGCACGCTCTTCCCCACACCTCCTCCACCTCAGCCATAA
- the SYNGR1 gene encoding synaptogyrin-1 isoform X1, with product MEGGAYGAGKAGGAFDLQTFIRQPHTVLRLVSWLFAIVVFGSIVNEGYINDSKESEKFCIYNRNRNACNYGVTVGVLAFLTCVLYLALDVYFPQISSVKDRKKAVISDIGVSAFWAFLWFVGFCFLANQWQVSKPEHNPMNEGSDAARAAITFSFFSIFTWVGQAVLAFQRYRIGADSALFSQDYTDPSQDSTMPYAPYANEPEAGPDIGGSYQQPANAFDAETQGYQTQGY from the exons ATGGAAGGCGGTGCGTACGGAGCTGGCAAGGCTGGGGGCGCCTTCGACCTCCAGACCTTCATCCGGCAGCCCCACACCGTGCTGCGTCTGGTGTCCTGG CTGTTTGCCATTGTTGTCTTTGGCTCCATCGTGAATGAGGGTTACATAAACGATTCGAAGGAGAGTGAGAAATTCTGCATCTACAACCGGAACCGCAACGCCTGCAACTACGGAGTCACTGTGGGCGTCCTGGCCTTCCTCACCTGCGTTCTCTACCTGGCCCTGGATGTCTACTTCCCTCAGATCAGCAGCGTCAAAGACCGGAAGAAGGCTGTGATCTCGGACATCGGTGTCTCGG CCTTCTGGGCATTCCTCTGGTTTGTTGGTTTCTGTTTCTTGGCCAACCAGTGGCAGGTCTCTAAACCCGAACACAATCCTATGAACGAGGGGTCAGATGCAGCTCGAGCGGCCAtcaccttctccttcttctccatcTTTACCTGG GTGGGCCAGGCGGTGCTGGCCTTCCAGAGGTACCGGATCGGCGCTGACTCGGCCCTCTTCTCCCAGGACTACACGGACCCGAGCCAGGATTCAACCATGCCTTATGCCCCCTACGCCAATGAGCCGGAGGCTGGGCCCGACATTGGCGGCTCCTACCAGCAGCCTGCCAATGCCTTTGATGCCGAGACCCAGGGCTACCAGACACAGGGGTACTGA